ACACGCCGGGGCTCCGTCAGGTGGAGTTCTGGGACCTGCTCCCCGAGGATGTCGCCTTCTGTTTCCCGGAGCTGGAGCCGCTGATGGGCCACTGCAAGTTCCCCAACTGCCGCCACCGCAAGGAGCCTGGCTGCGCGGTCCGCGCCGCGGTCGACGACCAGCGGGTCAGCCCTCGGCGCTACCAGAGCTACCTCCAGATGACCCTGACCGATCCCACGCACGGGAGCGCCCCCCGTAAGACCGCTCCATCCTGAGAGATACCGCCATGACAAAACATCGTAAAGTAATCGTAGGGCTCGTTGCGCTTGTGGTTACCGGTGTCTTGGGGGCTTGGTGGATGGTAGCCCGTAGCCCAGATGCCCAGGCGCACCGCTTTGTGACCGCGATCCAAGACTATGAAGACGGCCCGATCTTTGAAACCCTCTTAGAGCAAGGGGTAGATCCTAACTACCTCGACCGAACCTACTCGGAGCCTAGCGTCAAGGAGAAGCTCGTCGCGCTCGTGGCCGGGGGCACTCCCGCCACGGGGTACGAGCCGATGCCGCTGCTCTTTATGGCCTGTACCAACGCCAACGAAGACGCGGTCAAGGCCCTTCTCAAGCACAACGCCAACCCCAACGTGGCCTTTCTCGATGGGATCACACCGCTGATTGCCGCCACGGAGGCCGGGAGCCCGCGGATTGTCCGCCTGCTGCTGGAGCATGGTGCGGAGATA
This genomic interval from Armatimonas rosea contains the following:
- a CDS encoding ankyrin repeat domain-containing protein, giving the protein MTKHRKVIVGLVALVVTGVLGAWWMVARSPDAQAHRFVTAIQDYEDGPIFETLLEQGVDPNYLDRTYSEPSVKEKLVALVAGGTPATGYEPMPLLFMACTNANEDAVKALLKHNANPNVAFLDGITPLIAATEAGSPRIVRLLLEHGAEINHRTTRGDTALKLARATQRDSVISLLLERGAKE